A region of Saimiri boliviensis isolate mSaiBol1 chromosome 10, mSaiBol1.pri, whole genome shotgun sequence DNA encodes the following proteins:
- the LOC104649903 gene encoding peroxiredoxin-like 2C, whose translation MHNSTSPFGGDHLKAFPGQAWWLTPVVTRQVSGGAARVLAPSDPERGQSLAAAVAELPVLDARRQQVPFGALFRERRTVVVFMRHFLCYICKKYVEDLARIPKSFLQEADVTLIVIGQSSYHHIESFCKLTGYSHEIYVDPEREIYKRLGMKRGEEIASSGQSPHIKSNLLSGSLQSLWRAVTGPLFNFQGDPAQQGGTLILGPGNNIHFIDRDRNRLDHKPINSVLQLVGVQHVNFTNRPSVIHV comes from the coding sequence ATGCATAACTCTACATCTCCCTTTGGAGGTGACCATTTAAAAGcatttcctggccaggcatggtggctcacacctgtagtcacacGGCAGGTTAGCGGTGGCGCCGCCCGGGTCCTGGCCCCAAGCGACCCCGAGCGCGGGCAGTCCCTGGCGGCCGCCGTGGCCGAGCTACCGGTGCTGGACGCCCGCAGGCAGCAGGTGCCGTTCGGCGCACTGTTCCGGGAGCGCCGCACCGTGGTGGTGTTCATGCGGCATTTCCTGTGTTACATCTGCAAGAAATACGTGGAGGATCTGGCCAGAATCCCCAAGAGTTTCTTACAAGAAGCAGATGTCACCTTGATAGTGATCGGACAGTCATCCTACCATCATATTGAGTCTTTCTGCAAACTGACTGGATATTCTCATGAAATCTATGTCGATCCtgagagagaaatttataaaagATTGGGAATGAAAAGAGGTGAAGAAATTGCCTCCTCAGGACAGAGCCCCCACATAAAGTCAAATCTACTCTCAGGAAGCCTTCAGAGCCTGTGGCGGGCAGTGACCGGCCCTCTCTTTAATTTTCAAGGAGACCCAGCTCAGCAAGGTGGAACCCTCATTTTAGGTCCAGGTAACAACATCCATTTTATAGACCGTGATAGGAATAGGTTGGATCACAAACCTATCAACTCTGTTTTACAGCTTGTAGGAGTTCAGCATGTGAACTTTACAAACAGGCCTTCAGTCATCCATGTGTGA